The genomic DNA ATTCTCGTAATTCTTAGATACTCAGACTCATGGTTGCGAACCATCTGCGGAAAAGACAGAGTTGCAGCGACAAGATCGTGTAGGTCGCGGTCAGAAGAAGAAAAGGAACAATTGGTTCTATTACGGGATATGAGCTAGTATTCGAatagattatatgtatattgtgaggaGTAATACTTTATTTATAATATTCACATTCGTCAGcacaatctttagttattaaaagataaattaattattaatatgtatCGTACTCATCATCATCAATCccgacatcatcatcatcctcattatcatcatcatcactgttGTCATCATTATCgtagtcatcatcttcatcatcatcatcgagagGCTCATTTCCATAAAATTCGTACGGGTCGTGCAACATGTTCAACGACAGTGTATCCATCGATGTATGAGTGAACGGGCATTTCTTTCTGTCGTGGTCTCTGGCGTTGCAAAAACTGCACCCTCGTGGTCTTCGACCGGTCCTGTTCGCATAGTCCCTCGCGCCTAGCTGTCGTCTGTTAACTCTTTTGCGACCCCGACCGGTATGATGAACCATTCGACTGTCGTCTGGTAGGAGCAAAAAGTCAGATTCTAGCCAGTAATTTGGAAGAGGGCCAAAAACACCATTGAACTGTTGTCTCCAACCATCCCTTGTGTAGCAACGATGAATGAGGTCTAGACGACGGACGTTGAGTACCTTCGCAACAACCATGGCATGTGAATAAGAAATCATGTAGGTGTTCCAATGTAAATATGTGCATGAACCCATATCAAATTGAACCGTATGTTCACTGTTGGCAACTCCGAGACATAATGGCGGAGATCTGACACTGAACGTACGTTCGGGAGCATTTGGATATAACGAGACTATGTACCGTCTGGAATGCAACTTGTTTTCGTCGAATTTTTCCGTCGGTATCGGTACAAGCGCAGATCTGTATCTATTTATTTTCATCAGTTCGTCTGCAAATATTGCCATGGCTTTTGCGTGCGTGGCCTGATCGAACGCCCTAATCGGCAAGAAGCGGCCGCCTCTCATAACGTTATTGTAACTCTCCACGTCGTTCGACGTGGTTGTTCCCCATCGGTGAAATCCGTCATGGAATAATGTCCACTTCTCTAGGGGAATACATTGCAGATACGTACCTGCAGTCTGACTCTTTTTTATAAGATCTGTCCATGCCTTCATATATTTAGTCTCATCCAACTCGATACCCACGACCCTAGATAAGCCATATAATCTTTTCTTCTTTGGGACCGTTGACATCAGATTGGCACGAACGTGCTCCATGCAATACCTGTGCAGAAGGAATAATCAATTCATAGATTAATTTGAACTTGAAATTATAATTATAGTGTTGTAATCATCACCTGTGAACTCTCCAGTTTGGAGATGATGCATTGAACGTATCATGTAGAACGTAAATTTTTAGGTATTTTAAGAACTGATACCAACTGTGGTTCGACTCCTCGTCTATGATGGCATATACGATTGGCACGACTCTGTTGTTGGCAATCTTCACAACCGCTACAATCGCCTTACCCTTGTACGTCCCACGAAGATGAGTTGCGTCAACAGTAACTACCGGGTGACTGTCTTGAAATGTTAGTCTCGTGGCACCAAAATGCCAAAATACATATCTGAATAAATAGCAATAATCAGTATACAGTGTAAAATTCATATTACCGTGCCCGGTAATATGAATTTTACCTGAAAATCTTCCTCCTGCTATGCACAATTCCGTCCTCCTTCTTGAACTTCCACTGGACTTTCGACCCATTGTTACATTGTTTAAGAGCTCTCATGTAACTGGGCAGTTGGCGAAAATTTGTCTCTCAATCTCCTTATACCTAGTTCATCGCCACTTGCTTACCGTCCCAAGCTTTTTTCTTCCCAATTTTACAGTCGAATGCTGCTTCGCAGTCGGAAACATGGACTTGATTGGGCATTTGGACAGTCACGAATCTTATCCAATATGACGTGGGCAACGTAATCTTGTGAAATATTCCTGTCTTCACGTTCGTTGTTTGTTCCGTCACAATTGTGCCCGTCACACCAGACAGTCATTTGCCACGTGCGATATTCGCTCTTGAACGAAACCCAGATCTTCCAGTTGCATACAATACCCTGATACGGCTACTTAGTACGTTTGTTTGGACGATTTACGCATTCTGCAGCTCATGTTGTCCGGTCTGATGCCCTCACGCGATATTCTGCTCCCCGCCTAGTTGACCAAATCGCTAGCGCACCATGAAGCTCTTCCTTCTTAGAAAAATACGTCCCCAGCTTTATGGTACTAGGGTCACCATTGTATAATTTTAGACCACTAGAAATGCAGCGATTTGTTACCTCATCAGGCCCATCCATGTTGCTGAACACATGATAATCTCTTGCGCGGGGAACATTGTAATCCTCGTAGGATGAGGCGTATCCCCGTCGTCCGCGAGGCCTACTACTACCTTCTCCTCCGACATTGAATCTTGATGTCCGACCCGAATTATGAATCAGATGGTAGCTGATGAACAAGTCACGACTCCAAGAATGATGCTGATACATCAATGATAATGTAGCATCATCATTAATTACGATACATTATTTTTCACCGTTATCAACCGCGTATACATAGATAAGATTCAATTGTACCTGTTCTCTTTCAATCCCTGCATGATCGCACATTACTTGAGAAAAATCATCATAACTCAACATACCATTGATGAAATACGTTGCGTCAGGAACGCTACCCACCACGACCTTGCCATCCACAAATTGTACAGAACTCTTCCAGTATAAATTTAAATAGGAAGACATATTGAATATAAATTAAAAAATTAGGAATTCTAAAAGTATTGCGAAGAAAAAATTAGAATTATAAAAGTACTGAGAAGAAAGACGAATAAAGAATGTGAAAATGAAACCCGATGGTTGGTGGTTTATATAGGCAAAAATATCTCGAAAATAGAATTTCCAGGAGTCCTATATTCCCGTGAATGGAAACACCGGGACGAGGATTATACCCGGAATTTTTATTTACGGGACAAGCTTATGCCGTATATGGCATTTCCGGGACGAATCTTGTCCCGTATCTTTGTCCCGTATTTCCCATTTCCAGGTTGAAGCTTGTCCCGTATTTCCCATTTTCGGTATGTGGCTTATCCCGTATTTGTTATTCCCGGATTTTAATTGTAATTATTGGTCCAATCATGTAGCgataactattttttttttaaaaaatgtctCCCGTGTACTCGATTTCCGGGATGATGTTTAATTCAAATCTCCTTAATTAATCAAGATTATTTGTCCCATAAATCTCATTTTCGAGACAAATTTTTCGTGTTTACCTTTTAGAACTTACGTGTATAAAAGTGACATACCCAAAAAAAAATAACGCTTTAAACTTGTTTAAAACGCTGATGGACGTAAAAATTATTTTGCGTTTAACATGACTCTCCCAAGATCACATATTCAAGATATTTTGGGAtaggtttgaaaaaaaaaatcaaatcggATTGAACATAAAATTGTTTGAAATAAAGTGAAAGTCTATAATTCTTTGTATTTTAGTTCGACGTGAATCTTGACTTGTAGTCCTAAATTTTAGGTTTGTACTGATTTGAAGACTGGCCTACTAGCGATCTAGTTAGCTTAGTACTATATTGGAAACCTAGGTTTTAGCATTTAATACGGTCTAGACATATGCCCGAATAGTACTTCCCTTGAAAGTAAATAAGAAGCACACGTGCAAAAGAGATACAAGCCTTTATACGTCGTCCAATATCCGGAAGTCGGTCGCGTATATATACTTCCTGGCTGTTTGTATTTTCTCCCTTCGGACCTCAGAAGTAAGATTGTAAAGATGTTCATGTCATGTGTATTTTTTTTTCCGTTCATGAAAATTTCGTGTTCGGAGCATGTATATAATTGTATGATCCCTTTCAAATGGTTTGTTTCTTTATGCACACGCTTGAAATAATCTACTAATTCCCCTAAAGTACCCACACAAAAATCTCTCTATCTCTCGTCACAACATGGGGACATTAATTTTGACAATATTGGAACACGACTTAATATATAAGCTAGCTATATCTATAGCCAAGCCTTCTATACTTGAGATCAACCTTTTTAGCCTTTGAAAATAAAACATACTATAATTGAGATCAGTAATTTACTAACTTGTAGAGATCAGCTTACATAGTCTCAATATTAATGATCGATAACCTTTAATTGTTTAAATCTGTCAATATTGTTGATCCAGAATGCCACAAGCTGAATTTCTTAAGAGTAACGTCTGAGGCTGAATTATAAATTATGGTAGAATCTATCAAAATTGAACATATTATAATAATACAAAACTATTACTACTTTTGTCTCAAAATACATGATGTTTTATATTTTTAGATTCATTCGTATGTATCTAATAAAGATCATTAAAAAATACATGTACATATAAATATAATCATATCATGTATTTTGAAACGGaaggaataaataataaatatgcACTTAAACAGTTTTAGACATTTGCATTAAATACAGATCGACGCTTCTGTTACTGTATACCAGAAAATAAATGAGTACTTAAAGAAGAGGGATTTTGTTTGTTTTACTTTTACTTGAGTTGAGATACAACAGTAGTTGTACTACATTTACAACGGCGTTTATCGATCGATCAGTTAACTTGTCCCTTTAAATAAGGGTATGGAGTAAGATTGTAGGTCTGTCCATTTATAAATTAGATATAGAGCATCATCAAATCAATATCTTTTTATAAAAGTTCAGTATTTAAGCCCTACAAATTGGCAATAGATAGATAGAGGTAGTAGAACTAGACAACTTTATTTGTTGCGTGGATAAAAAACCAATAGTTAACAATTAGTCCTTGCTCATTGAATTTTCTTTTCTTCGTGGGACCCAAGCTAAAAGACTCACTCACCTAAGCTAAcattggaagaaaaaaaaaatcaaaatgtaGAATTGACacttcgtaatatatatatatatatatatggctcttgcatcaaatatatatatatatatatatatggctggCCTTACTCTAGCTCATCTCTTTCCATGCTTGTAGTTTATTCTAGTCCATTCACTATTACTATACTGTCATTCAAGGTTTCTGTATATATATTCTCTGGTCAATACATTTCGACCATATATACTACTAGTATTAAACTAAGAACACGTCATCTTGTGGCCGGATGAGCATTGTTTAACCTGCCGATACATCATTCAACTCTTGATTGTGGTTTTTTTAAGGCAGGATTAGAATGCCAACTGATTTTTGAACAAAGTTAGAATTGTAATGCAGATCATTCTTACAAGTTGTACATATATATAGACGTGGCTAATTTTAATGAATTTGTTGTTACTTAAAAGAAAGTGATGGTATAGTAACCAtgatattatacatatatagtatataaactatatatatactaTATGTAGATGAGGTTAATTAATCAATCTTAATTAAGTTACTCTCACTAACTATTAAGTACTAGACGTTATTCAAAAACTATTAACTAGACTAGTTATTCTAGTAGTAAAAAATTACTAGCACCAACTTTCTGATTTAATTTTCTCCTCTAATTATATTATCAAGATCTATCTCTATACATACAGTTGACTAACGGCAAAATCCTATAAAAAGACAAGAAAAAACACTTTTTTCAATTCTTGAATACCCTTCGAATCATCTTCTCTTATCAGTCTTCTTTTCTGTTTTACCATTACGATATAGTAATAAGTATCGGTAAAAGCTTTTCAACTTTCGGCTTCAAGCACATGACACAGTACAACCACATACAAAATAAAAACATTATTCTTCTGCACATTCATTCATCAATGGCCCATGTTTCCTGCTGATCTCATTTCACAATCTGCGAACCCTATTTTCTTTTTATCAATCTATCTATACGTACCCTAATAGGAGTATTCtatatatattctctcatatttaacttcatttctctctctctctcgtgCATAATTGTACTCTTGGAGAATGTCTCAAGTTATTCATCTTCGTCAAaggttaatgatattactaatggtCTTCGTGATCGTTGGTCATGATCAGTTCTGTGAAGCTTCAAGAAGTGCCCTCAATGGATTTCAGTTCATAAATTCATCAAACTCggacaacgatagtaataatactaatattggccACTTTTTTGGATTTCTACCAAAGAGATTCCCTGTACCAGCATCTGGTCCTTCAAGGAAACACAACGAGATTGGGCTTCAAAGTTGGAGATCGCCATGAATTCCTATATGATCACATAACCATTAATTAaggttttacattttgttttattttttcattttacttCTGTATGTAACTATTAATTAATTGATTATGTGGAAGATGGAATATTGGTTTATGCACGTATTCATTTATATAAACCATTTTGATGATGACCTAGTATAACTTAATGCAGGTTTTCAGGGGAAAAAAATACGTAGAAATATTGTATGGAAAATATTGATGAATTTGATACGTAGCATACAAGAACTCAACTTTGAGCTCCTTTTTATTTAAAATACATGTTTTACATTTTGTAGATCATAATATATTAGAGTGTATTAAATCGAGTAATGAATTACATAAGAATATTGTATTCGCCGATCTTATTTATCCTAACTATTTCATTTCATATCAACGAAAGCTACATTAGTTAGGGAGATAGGTAAATATCATTTCTCATTGCCTTTTCCATTGGCTTGCAAATAAGCTATGGTAGTTCTAATGTTCTCGATCCAGCATAAGAGGATAAAAAACTTCAATCCCAGTTATGAATTATTGAATTCTTATTATTCtttattttagtaaaaataatcgtAATGATATGTGGATTTGAATCATCTTATTAAAATCCACGTCATCACTCTCTAAATGCACGGTTATTTTAACGAGTTTTTGTGAATATATATACCCTTTTGTTATAACTATATATTTATTGTCATTAATTAATGTCTAAAGTTGTCCTTAATGAGTTAGGCAGGATAAATACACGatataaattagcatgcaatagaTAAACGACACATTTTCGGACGATTAGTATCTTTCTGCTTGAAAAATTAAGCCTTTCTGCAGCATGGTTTTACTCTACAACACTGATTTCCTTCCATTGAGAAATGAACTATTTGGTCTTTAACGTGTCTCCTAGCCAAACCAACTCTTATTCCTAATGACCAAGATGTGTACAAAGTCTCCGTCGACTCTGTGCTGAAGCCATTGTCGCTAAGATCCAGGAATTGCAAATTGTTTGCCCTTTCAATGGCATTCGAAAGCTCTTGAATATATTGGTATTTAGAGTTCCTTTGATATGAGCTTGTGAAAATGTCATCTAGTGAAGAGACAATTGTTTCTACTTTCTCAGCTTCATCTTCACTGTCGGCAACTTCAAGCTGATCGTATTCTGGATTAAGATCACTTAAATTAGGTTGATTGTTGTCAGGTTTGGAGATTGTTGGCGATGACTCGGTCAAGGTACTCAGTTTAGGTTCATTGAGATGTTGCATATCCAGAACAGCATTATCGGCAAGATTGAGCTCTTCTAAACTGTTTTTCTCTGTTTGAGCAAATGAATTTCATTGTTAGAGAAAGACTTTAAAAGCAACAGATTGGGAAAAAAAAGGAGCTGCGTAGGTATTTCGGACCTGTCAATGCCTGAATTATTTGAAGAATCCCGGGAAGTCCCAAACGACACTTGTTCAGGATCAAAACTCTGATAGAAGATTTCTGGTTTATGAGCATTGTTGATATTGCATTGCTACCCTGTGTTCATACTTACAGTCAGCTTTCATGGAAAACAATCACAATGAGATTAAAATAAGGGGAAATTACAAAATATATCAAGGATTATGTCAAAAATACTTTGCTGTATCTTGGTTGAAAATCTACAGTTTGCCCCTATTTTATCAACTTTGACTGTTAAAATAAGGTGAAAAGACTGAATAACTTCATAGAAAAGAACAAAACTAGACCAAAATTTTAAAGAGTAATAATTTGATAACATCAAGAAAACTATGACAGTCAAGTGTTGCATCATGTCTCATGTTTTCCCGAATCCCAATGCACTCAAAACATATGAATCATTAGTAAAAAACAAGGTTGTGTGATTGGAAGTTGATAAGGTAAACGCACCTCTTGCATCAACGTGTTACCACCAAGGTTGAGCTCTAGAAGGCAATGTATTGGAGTGGCACTAGAATAAAGTTTATGAATGTACATAGATGTTAGTCCACAACATGACAGGTCCAGTTTCACAGACTCTTGCTCTCCACTGAGCAATGGTTCTGTTATTTGAAGTGCCCCATCCTGgcaagtaaaataaaaaaaatttaaaaagtgaTAGCATTTGCAGAGTTTAATCACAGAGCGATGAAGGATCACTTACGGTTCCGATGCCAGTTCCCCCGGCCATTAATTGTGATAGACATTTGGTTTTAGCAAGTTGGCAAATGCTATCAACAACAGTCTTGGTTAGCTTTAACCCGTTGAGATTTAGCTCCGAAAAACTGCATGGGAAAATATTATTCAAAAACAGTTGGACTGATTATAATCATCGCTAAAGTTATGAAGGAAAACAAGAACGTGTATTATATAACTTCGAACCTTCTCAAACAGGAAAGTTTAGCTAACAGATTGTTGAGAGTATTTCCCGAGACGGGGTTGTTATGTCCTGTGACGTAGTAATGTAAATAGATAGTAAAATGGCAATTTATAGAGAGAATAGATCTTAATCACTTAAAAGTCAATTGCATTATATACCTATGGACAGATGTGCAAGTACAGAACCAGCGTAAAGGGAATCAGCAACTTTTTGAATTGTTCTGGATGTGATTGAACAGCGCTCTATGTTCAAGCTGTAAAGGGCTAAAAACAATGCTCACAAATAAGCTGATAGTGAAAGAAAGAAACCAGACACAGGTGCAGTAGAAGACTAGTTCTAGTCATACTACATAGTACGGGTTACTTGATGCAGAACATGTAAAGGGAAAATAATGCATCTGCGGTTAGACAAATATTGTAGAAATTGCGAGTCTACCAAGTAGAGTAAGCAAGACGTAGAATTATATTTTACCTTTGCAATTTTCCAAGATTGTTGAAAGGTAagatccacaagaatcagtaagaTGATTTCCAGATAAATTAAGCACTTCCAGTCGAGCAAAGAGCACAGGGCATTcacatatcggaaaaaaaaaaaaaaacagatatcAGGCATATTCCCAACTACATTTGTTAATATGTTTAAAACTCCATATCGATTT from Rutidosis leptorrhynchoides isolate AG116_Rl617_1_P2 unplaced genomic scaffold, CSIRO_AGI_Rlap_v1 contig18, whole genome shotgun sequence includes the following:
- the LOC139881652 gene encoding uncharacterized protein; its protein translation is MTVWCDGHNCDGTNNEREDRNISQDYVAHVILDKIRDCPNAQSSPCFRLRSSIRLYMRALKQCNNGSKVQWKFKKEDGIVHSRRKIFRYVFWHFGATRLTFQDSHPVVTVDATHLRGTYKGKAIVAVVKIANNRVVPIVYAIIDEESNHSWYQFLKYLKIYVLHDTFNASSPNWRVHRYCMEHVRANLMSTVPKKKRLYGLSRVVGIELDETKYMKAWTDLIKKSQTAGTYLQCIPLEKWTLFHDGFHRWGTTTSNDVESYNNVMRGGRFLPIRAFDQATHAKAMAIFADELMKINRYRSALVPIPTEKFDENKLHSRRYIVSLYPNAPERTFSVRSPPLCLGVANSEHTVQFDMGSCTYLHWNTYMISYSHAMVVAKVLNVRRLDLIHRCYTRDGWRQQFNGVFGPLPNYWLESDFLLLPDDSRMVHHTGRGRKRVNRRQLGARDYANRTGRRPRGCSFCNARDHDRKKCPFTHTSMDTLSLNMLHDPYEFYGNEPLDDDDEDDDYDNDDNSDDDDNEDDDDVGIDDDEYDTY